catgctagtaacatacttgtaacatgctaatcatgcaaacaatatgctaataacttgctaatcacgctagaaacatgctagtaacttgctagtcatgctagaaacatgctagcaacatgctagtaacttgctaatcgtgctagtaacatgctagtaacttgctaatcatgctcataacatgctaacaacatgctaatcatgctacaatcatgctagcaacatgctactaattTGCTAAtcttgttagaaacatgctagtaacttgctaatcatgctagtaacatgcaagtaacttgctaatcatgctaataacatgctaacgacatgctaatcatgctacaatcatgctagcaacatacaactaacttgctaatcttgctagaaacatgctaacaacttgctaatcatgctagaaacatgctagcaacttgataatcatgctagtaacttgctaatcatggtaacatgatagtaacttgttagtcatgctagaaacatgctaccaacatgctagtaacttgctaatcatgctagtaacatgctagtaacttgctaatcatgctaataacatgctaacgacatgctaatcatgctacaatcatgctagcaacatgctactaacttgctaatcttgctagaaacatgctagcaacttgctaatcatgctagtaacttgctaatcatgctaacaacatgctagtaacttgctaattatgttagcaccatgctagtaaaatgctactaacttgctaataatcctataagcatgctaacatgctagtaccttgctaatcattataacatcatgctagtcacatgttaatcatgttaaaaacatgctaacaacattctatctatctatgcatctatctctgacagactgtattgccttcaaaacatccaaacgttaaacttttaaaactactttagaattcaaactatttcagactgaaaaccatcaaacttaaaactttttaaaacttcttaaacttttaaactttaaaaaactttataaacttttcaaactttttaaaactttctgttccggctttctcaagccaacttaaagtttgtcttgacaaacttatTTATCtagttgaatttttagttttagttttaaagtgaTTGCATAAGacggtaataccatggtactttgacagatcatttatatacataatatatgaataccacatgtgaccctggaccacaaaaccagttgtaagtagcacggaaatatctgtagcaatagccaaaaataaattgtattggtcaaaatgatcgatttttctttcatgaaaaatcattacgatatttagtaaagatcatgttccattaagataatttgtaaatttcctactggaaatatatcaaaatgtaatttttgattagtaatatgcattgctaagaacttcatttggacaactttaactttatattttgatttttttttttttttttttttgcacactcaaatagattttcaaatagttgtatctcggtcaaatattgtcctattctaacaaaccatacatccaaacaatttcaaataatttacccttatgactggttttgcctGCCGAaacaaacagctaaaaccagcctaggctggccTGAGCTGGTtaaagctggaagtagctggttttagctggtcttccGGCCCAGCtgagctggttttagttggttgttccagctggtttcccagtctgaccagctaaggaagtggccaaaacccctctaaaactagcctgctgaccagctatgacaAGCCTGGTtttagctgcttttttttttggcagcgTTGtgatccatggtcacatatatatatatgtaatttattgtactcCAAAGtacttcaaaatatacaaagtaACCTAtctaatacatattttaagagatcgttcacccaaacatgaaatctttgtcatcatttactcaccctcaagttgttccaaacctgtatgagaatgtgggtaaccaaacagttgacggtagccatttacttattttaatttttgggtgaactatcgcttttGTTGTAAGTGATACATGCTGTTCTTCTCATGATGTTTGAGTTGGTGtaaaacaaatcacaaaaatgtcatcattccaaatttatttgtgaatgaatgatgGTAAATGAACTAAAAGTTATGCAATGACGTCATTTATTGGATAACAAAACATCATTGactgaaacaaaattaaacacccACATAGGTCTATGAATCTGAGCATCAAACCATGAACATGAATGCTTTGTTATGACAAAAATTAAACTCAagatcacattttattatagtCCATATGTCATCTGTATTGCAGTTGGTAAAGATGAGGTAGACCTATGTGCTACAACTAATAACAAAAAGGTTGTTTCGGAACTTTTCCAAATTATTCCAGGCCTGAAACTGAATTTCCACATATTACTCCTGCATCTTCATAGTGAGCGCAGTTGTGTGTGCCAATCCCAGCGTGCTGACAGTCCAAAAGAGTTTCCTCTGTCCCCTCACACTGCACATCATCCAGAATAATCTTCAGGCTTGTCCCCTCTCCAAACTCAGCATGCTTGGCAGCCTTAAGTGCATGGCGGAACCCGAGCTGCCGGCAAACCACTATGGCGTTCTTGGTGTTCCAGAGATCGTCACAAACGGTCCCCCATTCCCCATTAGCATATACTTCCACCCTTCCCCGATCCCTCAGACCCTCTTGATCCCCGACCAATCTCACGGCTCCGTTCTTGTGCTTGCCCTTCCTGCGTCTACCCTTCCTCTGCCTGGATGTCCGGAGGGGCTTGGGTGTAGTTGGGGTGAATGGCGTAGGGGTGACCTGCTCATCCTGCTCTCTGAAGATGTCCAACAGCTCTTGAAGCCAGTCTTTTGAGCCAGTGTCAGGAGGTTCCTCTGGAATTGAGAGTCTGGGATGCTTTGTTGGAACATGGACTCCGATCAGTGCTGTGAAAAAAGGGATTTACTCAAAACTCAATTGCTCAATCAAGTTGTTATAGAATGCCACCCAGAAAAGAGATAGCATTTTTGAAGAATTCATCATCCCTATGGCATTCTATTGCATATTTggcaaaaaatgaaatattttgagcaCGTAGGCACATAGCTTAATAGCAAAAACACCATTTTGGATGTACAGATTTACTAGAACTCTTAAAAAGGCAGCCAACTTACTTTCCATTGGCTCGAATGGTATAAGATTGCTCCTAACACGTACTGAAAGTGGCTCATATTGACATTTTCCTGGGGGTGCACGTCTGTAATAAAGCATggaattttaaatgaatactctGGGTTCGGTCGACAGAATTTGTGGCCTAATAATGTTGATTACCACAGAATGTATTTCAGCAATGTCTCTTGTTTTGTTTAACAGAAGGAGCAATCCAGGTTACCTTGAAACTCTTACAGTGGAAGTAAATGGGAGCCAATTTTTGGTAGTTTTATAAACAATTGTGAAGCTTcgcattttataaaagcacttgTTCTTTTAAAACTTTGGATTATTTGAGCTGTAAATCAGTTCTTGACATTTTTATAGTTGTTTTAGGGTCTTATGGTCTTAGGTATTATGTTGTCACAATGTAATTGTAAAAGTTTTACACAGAAAAGGTTAGCAAGTACAGTTTCAGACTTAAATCATGTTACTTTGCATATTGTTTATGTCTTGTGggtatacttttaaaatatttatggatTGGCCCCTTTCACATTTGTAAGTGTTTCAAGTTACccagatgctttttttttaaagaaagggAGGGACGAGTTAAAATGCATGCAGTACTTCGCCAGTTTTGATTTAATCTgcgtcagagagagagagagagattacaGCAGAACGTATTGGTGCCAACACAGCTTTTTCAGCTTTTGAGAGTAAAGTCTGTTAAGAGACAACACAAGCTGATCTTTGCACACCATGAAACTACCTcatgaatgataaaaaatgaataccTTGAGGGATCAACAATTTTGTATACAACACCTGTGGGAGATGTCGCACTTGGTATTTCAGTAGACATGAAATAGAGTTCACCtggtcacagaaaaaaaataaagttacattAAGTATAGATAAAATTACCATAAAAAGAGGTGCTAGTGACTCATTTTTGCAGGATATAAAGCATAAAAAGCAACATATAGCCTTTTTGCGTACATACCTGCTTCATCCTCTGCAAACGAAATGATGTACGGATAGTAATTGTTGATGAGCCCTGGAAATGAACAAGTCAGACCCACACCCATGCAAATCTCATTGTATTCCCAATTGCgtgtgtttctgttttcttttaaactCATCAGGCGTCTGCGGAAATTCATATAgtccacattaaaaaaaaaagtttatcatgaaaaaatgaaattagcatcacaacaaaaattcagtaaacacagtaaaacaataatattgtgaaatattactacaatataaaataacttttaaacatatttgaccctggaccacaaaaccaatcacaagtagcacgagtatatttgtagcaacagctaACAATACACTAAATGgttcaaaattatcgatttttcttttatgcaaaaaattattaggatattaagtaaaaatcatgttccatgaagatattttgtaaatttcctactgtaaatataagcatctgcattgctaagaacttaatttggacaactttaaaggcgattttctcagtctTTCCCTCAgattcagattttcaaatagttgtatcttggccaaatattgtcctatcctaacaaaccatacatcaatggaaagcctatttattcagcttattcagatgatgtataaatctcaatttcaaaaaattgaccctcatgactggttttgtgactggttttcattttttaaaatgtagtttattcctgtgatggcaaagctgaaatttaagcagccattacttcagtcttcagtgtcacttgatccaAAAATCAATCTAATGTTCCTGATTTGATCATAAtgaccttaaacttttgaacgttagtgcacatacatatatacatattcttCATTACTTACCCACTCATGAAGTCTCCAAATATGTACATGCCATTTAAATTTGGATTTTCACAGCCTCTGTAAACATATCCACCTGTGACAGATTTACCCATTTTGTGTGGATATGCATAAATCGGAAGAACATCAtctagaagtaaaaaaaaatacatagtgTAAAAGACTTCATGGGTTGAAAAAGAAACACACTCATACATCCATCcaatcaaaatgaataaattccatttattCCAAACATTAAGAATTTGAAGGACTGACGTTAGAAGTAACCGAATTCCCACCTAAAGAGCTGTTGGCGCAGAGTTTTTTTGTCATAACAAGAGAAGCCCTCTTTTGCTCTCCAGCCATAATTCCGTCCCTTCTCCACAATGTCTACTTCCTCATACTTATTCTGGCCCACATCCCCACAGAATATTCGTCCTTTTCCTTCCTTGGTGTTCGGATCTCCTCTGTCTACCGAGCACCTCCACATGTTCCTCACCCCGTAGGCAAACACCTCCGGACGAGCGTTGGGTTCATGCACAAACGGATTGTCTGGTGGGATTCTATACAGCGGCCCCCTCTCGTTGTCATCTACATCAATGCGAAGAACCTTTCCCAAAAGGGCAGATCTAGAAGCAACATCCAGATTAGAGATGGAAAATATAAGCATACCTGTCTTTGTACCAAACTGAATTTAGACTAATCATCTTAACCTACTTGTTCTGTGCATTTCCGAATTTCCCAAACGGATCTCCTGCCATTCCACCATCTCCAGTGAAGATGTATAAGTATCCATCATCAGCAAAGAGAAGCTGCCCACCATTATGATTAGAAGCAGGTTCATCAATCTCCAAAATTATTCTGAAGGGACATGAAGATATGAAGTGTTGGACACTCTGAACTCAttataaaagaaagaagaaaaactgCTCACCTCTCCGAACCATGGTCAACCACGTTCATATCCGCAGAAGAGATGCGGAACTCACTGATACGGATTCTCTCGTCAATGCCCACCTCAACCGAGTAGTACACATACAGCTTCCCATTGTATTTAAAGTCAGGGTGAAAGGCGAGTCCCAAAAAGCCTCTTTCATCACCTTCCCATGGAGATGTCAATACAGCCTTTGTGATGTTTAAAAATGGCTTTTCAAGCTTTGATCGATCTGGAAGGTATACCCAGACCAGGCCAACTTGTTCGGCAACGAAAAACCTATGTGTGCCATCATTGGCGTGAACCATGGCAAGAGGATTTCGGAGTCCATTGGCAAcctcctccaaacacagctGCAAGCAGCCATCAGAATCCTCAACGGTGCGGCCCAGATTTTTGGTCAACCGTTCATTGCTCAGCAGATGAGGATAGCAGTAATCTGGGTCATCCAACTCGAGGTACTGACAAAGCCTGCTTTGGTCATGTTCGAGTTCTGAAAGACGTGGATCGTCAGACAACAAGGTAAGAAAGGATCTGCACTTGGAATGGAATTGAGAGCAGTAGTCCGGGCAAAGTCCGGGTATGGTGCGTAAAGGTGTGCTTGGGTCTTCGGCATCAAAAAGGTGAGCAGCATATGGAGAGCATTCCTAAAGAAGCGAAACAAGAAAAGTGGAGACTGTAACTGAATTTCGATGGCCTCAAGTAATGGATAGGACTAGACATGTATGCTTTCCCACATTCAAAACCACAACCACTTAACCACCTCAGAAGTCCCTACGTGACCCGTGGTTGCCAGAGAGTTTTGATTAGGGTGTTAACCAGTTTGTATGTGGAAAGGTGAGGTATGGTtacataaagttttaaaataaaataaaaatatatatacttttattgaTAATGGACGCATTAAATTActcaacagtaaagacatttttgttcattttggctAAAAGCTATTCTTCGTGATTACTAGTGACGTCATTTGGCCTCTCACCAAAAAAAACGTGTTTTAAGTCAATGGCAACGCTGGCAGACAGACTGCTGGACATGATCGCTTACATTTTATGGCTGCAGACTGCGGTACGTGTTGAGAGGCGAACAAATAATGGTTCGAGTACATTTACAAGCAACAAgcagaacaaaaaaatcaaatttgttccaaaaaatgtttcacatttgTGCATTTAACCAACTTACCTGACAGATCAGATCTTGAACATACGATGCACAGTTGGAATATCCATAATAATCGAAGTTATCCATTACCCGATAGTATTTTGCCATCAGCTCTCGGTCTCTGGCATAGTCACAGCAGCCGAAGTATTTATACATCTGACAGAACTGAAGTTCTTGTTGAGGCTGAAAGGGAGGTTTAAAATCCAAACATTGCGGATGCAGGAACGCAGGTGCGATCCAAAAAgccaacaaataaaacaaaataaacggCGATTGCCATATACGGCCGAAAACATCGCAGAAATACCACATAGCGCTCAAACCCTGGCGCCCAACTTCAGATACATGGAAGTAGAAGTTATGCAATGGCGAGGATACTCTGCGTGTGTCCTCATTGACTTATGTAGTCGTGCACTTTGCCCTGATTTTAATCATCAAccatttccaaacaaattcGCGTCTTGTTTACTGTGTAGCGACTAAATACGGATCGCAGAAATGTTGGACCCTTATCATACTAAACTATCTCCTCCATATTTGAATTACGAGACGTCTGACATCCTGAGCAGATGTGAGACACACACAGGTCCAAACCGCAATTCTCCGACAGTAACTCATGTCTACCAACAAACGTCTGTTATGCTGGAGTTTACCACAGAAACTCTAAAAACCCTTTAACTCATACTTAACATTTAAGTTAACTCTTGGCTTTTACTGGTTTTAACACAACGTCGGCATATTTCACATGTGTTCTTGCTAGAGTGAAATACAAATAACCTTTCTGAAAATTGTTTGCATATATTTGAATTCTATTTGTCTAATGAGTTTTCATGTCAGGTCATATTAAAACAAGGATAAAAGTGGATTAAAGTGTGAGGTCTATCTTTGAATGTACGGAAACTAAACAATAATCTTTGTTCCATCTGTTCTTGCTGTTACGCAATCGTAATTTACCAGAAATATTTGGATACCCTCACTTTGTACTCTTGTTTTGTTGAAATAAGCTCTACTTCCTTACTGTTTGGTGTATGAAAGTCTCCTATTGTTGtatgtgtaaaaacaaaatagtaatatcaaaataaacatgttaatcTCCCTGCAAttgttaattgttaaaaaaagatttttgtctGACCTTATTAAAACCCAGTATAGTGAATCTGTATGACTAGTTTTGACCTTTTCAGAAAGGTGATTATTGTTCAggatagtaatattttttttctgttttgagtCAGTGTGACCCCAAGTATGCAGagaatatatgaagagttcagatgcaaaaccagctaaatccatctgacgtttttctttaaaatgagcatttctttctggctactttgtataggtttctatgtaagtactgggagttctgattgggctgaggctggaatttagcgagtttgaagtaaaatatttgatggacgtataactcagtatcattatctcatttttgaccaagatggcttttagctggttttgcatctgaactcttcatataaagCAAATCCATATAAACAACTGgtatatgtaaatgtgaaacgtaattttaatctttaatattttatatatatatatatatatatatatatatatacatatttgaataaacatgcaaacatgAAGCTTTGGTCTTGCTTATAATCAGTTTATGTCATGATGAAAGGTTAGGTTCCTGAATGATTTTCACACCTGTATTGGAAACATTTCAGAAACAAAAATAGCAGTTCAGAAGCTGCATGCTGGTGGCTGTTAATGTGCAGTGTGCCTTTTtctagtttatttttgtgatgagATAATAGATCCagattatgtaattattattattctcattTCTAAAGAATAGAGATAGATGGTGACATTATGTGATGGTGTCTACAGTTTATTTGTTGTATAGAATTGTAATCTGTaggtttttgaaatgttttatccAAGCTCCAGCCATTATATTTGTTTTGAGTCTTTCAGCAGTTCTTCTAGCTGATTAATGAATGGCTATAAGTTGACATTCAACAATTACAGATGTGAGCAACGTTGAGTCATTTTAGCCACTAGATGGCGATGTGCTCACACCATAACCAAGTTCATTACCCAAGTGGGATCTGCTTTTTAAAGGCTTGAGTGATCATTTGATATTTAAATTTCCTTATGCCTTCATTCACATGATGTATTAACATATGAATAGGTCATTATCTGATGTTGCTTTAGTCTTTAATATC
Above is a genomic segment from Labeo rohita strain BAU-BD-2019 chromosome 17, IGBB_LRoh.1.0, whole genome shotgun sequence containing:
- the hhipl1 gene encoding LOW QUALITY PROTEIN: HHIP-like protein 1 (The sequence of the model RefSeq protein was modified relative to this genomic sequence to represent the inferred CDS: deleted 1 base in 1 codon), which produces MWYFCDVFGRIWQSPFILFYLLAFWIAPAFLHPQCLDFKPPFQPQQELQFCQMYKYFGCCDYARDRELMAKYYRVMDNFDYYGYSNCASYVQDLICQECSPYAAHLFDAEDPSTPLRTIPGLCPDYCSQFHSKCRSFLTLLSDDPRLSELEHDQSRLCQYLELDDPDYCYPHLLSNERLTKNLGRTVEDSDGCLQLCLEEVANGLRNPLAMVHANDGTHRFFVAEQVGLVWVYLPDRSKLEKPFLNITKAVLTSPWEGDERGFLGLAFHPDFKYNGKLYVYYSVEVGIDERIRISEFRISSADMNVVDHGSERIILEIDEPASNHNGGQLLFADDGYLYIFTGDGGMAGDPFGKFGNAQNKSALLGKVLRIDVDDNERGPLYRIPPDNPFVHEPNARPEVFAYGVRNMWRCSVDRGDPNTKEGKGRIFCGDVGQNKYEEVDIVEKGRNYGWRAKEGFSCYDKKLCANSSLDDVLPIYAYPHKMGKSVTGGYVYRGCENPNLNGMYIFGDFMSGRLMSLKENRNTRNWEYNEICMGVGLTCSFPGLINNYYPYIISFAEDEAGELYFMSTEIPSATSPTGVVYKIVDPSRRAPPGKCQYEPLSVRVRSNLIPFEPMETLIGVHVPTKHPRLSIPEEPPDTGSKDWLQELLDIFREQDEQVTPTPFTPTTPKPLRTSRQRKGRRRKGKHKNGAVRLVGDQEGLRDRGRVEVYANGEWGTVCDDLWNTKNAIVVCRQLGFRHALKAAKHAEFGEGTSLKIILDDVQCEGTEETLLDCQHAGIGTHNCAHYEDAGVICGNSVSGLE